The region TGAATAAACTGATGATCCTGAGAGGTAAACATTACAACACCAGAGAACTTCATTAATCCATTATTAAGTGCTGTAATTGATTCCATGTCCAAGTGGTTTGTAGGCTCATCCATAAGTAATACATTTGCGCCCATAATCATCATCTTAGATAACATAACACGCACACGCTCACCACCGGAAAGTACTTTAACCTTCTTAATACCCTCCTCACCAGCGAATAACATTCTTCCAAGGAAGCCACGAACATAAGTAACATCCTTTTCAGGAGAATATGGCATTAACCAATCCACAATGATATCTTCACTGTCAAAATCTTTCGTATTGTCTTTTGGGAAGTAAGCCTGGGTTGTTGTAATTCCCCACTTATATTCACCAGAGTCTGGCTCCATTTCACCGGATAAAATCTTAAACAAGGTAGTGCTTGCAAGTGAGTTACCACCAACCAAAGCAACCTTATCATCATGGGTAATAATAAAGGAAAGATTATCTAAAACCTTAACACCGTCAATCGTCTTACTTAAATTCTTAACTGTTAAAACTTCATTTCCAATCTCACGGCTTGGTCTAAAATCAATGTATGGATACTTTCTACTAGAAGGACGAATCTCATCAAGTTCAATTTTCTCTAACGCACGCTTTCTGGAAGTCGCCTGTTTTGACTTTGATGCATTCGCTGAGAAACGTTGAATAAAATCCTGTAATTCCTTAATCTTATCTTCCTTCTTCTTATTTGCTTCCTTCATCTGCTTTACCATTAACTGACTGGATTCATACCAGAAGTCATAGTTACCAGCATATAACTGGATCTTAGCATAATCAATGTCTGCAATATGTGTACAAACTTTATTTAAGAAATAACGGTCATGGGATACTACAATAACCGTATTTTCAAAGTTAATCAAGAATTCTTCTAACCAACGAATAGCCTCTAAATCAAGATGGTTTGTAGGCTCGTCAAGTAACAGGATATCTGGGTTACCAAATAAAGCCTGTGCAAGAAGTACCTTCACCTTCTGAGCACCATTTAATTCGCTCATCATCTTGTAATGTAAATCTGTATCAATTCCTAGTCCGTTTAATAAAGTGGCAGCATCGGATTCTGCTTCCCATCCGTTTAATGTTGCAAATTCTGCTTCCAGTTCACTTGCTTTAATACCATCTTCTTCGGAGAAATCCTCCTTTGCATAAATGGCATCCTTTTCTTTCATGATATCATACAATCTCTGATTTCCCATAATTACTGTGTTGAGAACATCAAATGCATCATACTTAAAGTGATCCTGTTGCAAAAATGATAATCTTTGTCCAGGAGTAATAATGATATCTCCTTTACTTGGTTCGATTTGCCCTGAAAGGATTTTTAAAAAAGTGGATTTTCCTGCTCCGTTAGCTCCAATTAAGCCATAGCAGTTTCCTTCTGTAAATTTAATATTGACATCCTCGAATAAGGCTCTCTTTCCTATTCTAAGAGTTACATCACTTGCTTGAATCATTTCGATACCTAGCCTTTCTATTTTTGCGCTATTACTTATTTTACAGTAAAATCTATAATTTGCAAGCCCTTTTTAACTTGCTGTAAATCTTTAGCGCATTTTTATTCTTTTCATAAGTTAATTTAACCACATCAGGGAAGTCCTCCGCTTCTTAAAGCGGGGGTAAGGACTTGCCTTTTTCAGCAGGAGTTCAAGCTCCTGGTGAAATGCCACGTAGTGGTTATGAGAATATCTGCTTTGACTATATTCTTTCATTTGTTTATACAAGAAAAAGTATGATTCACGAAAGAGGGGAAGGCCCTATTATTCTATTATATCCATCACTGCTTCTTGATAATCGAAACCATTTTCTTTTGCATAGGTTTCTGCCATCGAATTTTTTAAGGCAACAATTACTATGTTTGATGTTTCTCCAAAGATATCATTTCCAAAGGATACCGTAGTATCTGGTATTGTAATCTCCGTTAAATTTGTGCATGCATAAAAAGCCATATCACCAATATGTATCGTTCCTGTAGGGATATCAATATAGGTTAAAGATTGGCAGGTGGAAAAGCTCATATCTTCAATTGTGGTTGTAGAACCTAAAAACACAACCTCAGTTAATGAGGTATCTGAGGCAAATGCAGCAAATGGAATCCTTGTTACTTTCTTTGGAATAATCACACTCTCTAGTTTCTCGCAAGCACTAAATGCACCCTCTCCAAGTTGAGTAAGACTATCTGGAAGTCTTAGTTCCGTTATGGAATAACAATCTGAAAAAGCATAATCACCAATTTTCGTTATGTTCGGCGTTAAATCAATAGATAACTGAATACAGCCAGAAAAGGCTTCATTTTCGATAATTGTAAGTTTTTCTGATAATACTACATTTCTCAAGTTTTTCGCTAAGGAAAATGCACCTTCTGCAATCCGTGTGACACTTTTTAAAACTGTATATTCCTTTTCTTCGCTACCAGTAGGATACTTCACTAGCGTATTCTTATCTTTCGTATATAATACCCCATCTGTTATGGTATAGTGCTTATTTTCCTTTGGCAATGTCATCGTCTCAAGGGCAGGACATATTCCAAACGCGGATTGTTCTATCACTTCTAAGGATGCAGGAAAGTTTATCTCACTTAGTTTATAGCACTTTTTAAATGCTCTGCCTTTAATTACTTTAAGACCTTCTGGTAATACAAGTTTTGTGATTGAGGTATTATAAAATGCATACTCATCTATAACAGTAACTGGATAGGATTCTACGCTTTCCGGAATAATAAGTTCGCCTACTGACTCTGTTACAAAACCGGTTATATAAACTTCGCCTTCCTTAATTTTCATTGATAATATCGTACCATCATCATCGATGCAAACTTCTGTCTTATCTTCAGAAACCCAGCCTTTCGTACCTTTTTTTATTACCTCTGTACTAGAACTCACTTTATTTTTATCGGGATTTTCGCTATCTTCAGCCTTATCTTCACCCGCCTTTATTCCTTGTTCATTCTTATCTTTACCTAAGTTATCATCCTTATTCAGTTCTCCTATCGATGGAGTATTCGTTGGAATATTTATGTCCTTACCGGGTAATTCACTCGGTTTTGGTGTACCCAATAAATTCCCTGATAAATCCATCTCATCTTCTTGTTCTTTCTGAGGATTGGTAACATCTAGGGACTTTGATTTTTGACTACAAGCAGTTACCGAGACCATTAACAGCATGAAACATAATATTATCCACTTCTTCATTCATCCATCCTCCTTTGCATCATTATTTCCATTATATCATTTGGTAATATTTATGTAAAGGAAGGTGCCTCCTTTTAAGGACAAAGACTGTAGATTGCGCCTATGCTAGGTGCACGCTTTCATAAGATAAAACACACCTTGTAAACTTTTCATTGTTATAAATAACATACCTCTTTCTTATAACGCTATTAACTATAAAACGAGACAAAATATGATTTCGTAAAGAAATATATTTGTCTCGTTTTATAGTTACATGACAAGGAAAAGTTCACGTGCTTTTTCTTGTATTTATAAATCTATGAATATAAATCTTTTAATTCATTATACTTCGAACAATAGATCTCCATAAGTAGGAACTGGCCATACCTCTTTATCAACTATCGTTTCTAGCAAATCAATTGGTGTTCTAAGCTCATCCATAGCTGGGAATACTACATTTCTAAAGTAATTTGCCTGTTCTTCTCCCTCTTCTATAGATGCGGCAGTCTTTGTGTACTTCGATAAGTTATTAAGTGCTGCTTTTGCCTGAGCTAATAATGTCGAAGTCTCCGTTAATAAATCTGCCTGAACACTTACATCTGCTGTTGGTACTGCTGTTTTTACTGCATTGATGCTATTCGCAAGTGTTGTAGTGAATTTAATAACAGCAGGAATAAACATTCTATTTGCCATTTCAATCATCGTTTTAGCTTCGATATTAATTGCTTTTGAATAGGATTCATATAAAACTTCCACACGGGACTTTAATTCTGTTGTGGTTAAAACGTGATGCTTATCAAATAATTTGATTGCCTTTTCAGTAACTAACGCCGGTACTGCTGCAACCATTGAATTTAAGTTTGGTAAGCCACGTCTCTCTGCCTCTTCTACCCATGCATCAGAATATCCATTTCCGTTAAATACAATTCGTTGATGTTTGGTTACTGTCTTCTTAATTAGGTCATGTACCGCAAGGTCAAAGTCATCTGCCTTTTCTAATTCATCTGCCATATCGGAAAGAACATCCGCAACTATAGTGTTAACCGTTGTATTTGCATCTGCAATTGACATAGAAGAGCCAACCATACGGAACTCAAATTTATTACCAGTAAACGCAAATGGTGATGTACGGTTACGATCCGTTGCATCCTTCTTAAGCTCTGGAAGTGTATGCACACCAGTTCTTAATCTTCCGCCCTGTTTGGAACTCGTTGCTGCTCCTGTTTCAATTAACTGAGTTAATACATCTGCAAGCTGCTCGCCAAGGAATACTGAAATAATTGCTGGTGGGGCTTCGTTCGCACCAAGTCTGTGGTCATTGCCTGGATTCGATGCAGATAGTCTTAACAGGTCTGCATGTAAATCTACTGCTTTTAAGATAGCAGATAAGAATAATAAGAACTGAACATTCTCATGTGGTGTCTTACCTGGTTCTAATAAGTTCTTTCCAGTATTGGTTACGATAGACCAGTTATCATGCTTACCAGAACCGTTTACACCTGCAAATGGCTTCTCATGAAGAAGGCATGCAAGGCCATGACGGATTGCAACTTTTTTCATAATATCCATAATTAACTGGTTATGGTCAGTGGCAATATTGGCTGTAGTATAGATAGGTGCAATTTCATGCTGTGCTGGAGCAGCTTCATTATGCTGGGTTTTTGCTAAGATACCAAGCTTCCAAAGTTCTACATTCAGCTCCTTCATAAAGGAAGCAATTCTTTCCCTAATAGAACCAAAATAATGATCGTCAAGCTCCTGTCCTTTTGGAGGCATAGCGCCAAATAAGGTACGGCCTGTAAATAATAAGTCATCTCTTTTTAAGTAATTTTCCCTATCTACTAAAAAGTACTCCTGCTCTGCTCCAACGGAACAAGATACACTTGTTACGTCACTATGACCAAATAATTTACAGATTCGAACTGCATGTTTACTTATGGCTTCCATCGAACGAAGTAATGGAGTTTTTTTATCAAGTGCTTCACCGGTATATGCACAGAATGCAGTTGGAATACATAAAGTAACACCTGCAGCGTCTTCTTTTAAGAATGCTGGAGACGTACAATCCCAAGCAGTGTAACCCCTTGCCTCAAATGTTGCTCTTAATCCACCGGATGGGAAGGAAGAAGCATCTGGTTCACCCTTAATTAACTCTTTTCCTGAGAACTCCATTAATATCTTTCCAGATGGAGCTGGAGATATAAAAGAATCATGCTTTTCAGCGGTAATACCTGTCATCGGCTGGAACCAATGAGTATAATGTGTTGCACCTCTATCAATTGCCCAGTCCTTCATCGCATTGGCTACGATTTCAGCAACCTGTGGATCCAAATCCTCACCATTCTTAATGGTCTTTTTTAACGCCTCAAAAGTTCTCTTTGGCAAACATTCCATCATGGTTGCTTCATCAAATACGTCGATACCAAAAATATCGGTTAATTTCTCCGCCATAAATCTTATCTCCTTCTAAAATGATATTAGTTATCTCTCAGAAAATCCCTCTCAAATTACATTCAGTTACCATTAAAGCACATCCAAAATCAAAAAACAACTTTACTTTCCTAGCATTTCCGCAATTTTTATAAAAAAGGGTGCTCTCACTAATTGGAGAACACCCTTGCTCTAAGAACAATTTCTTATTATTAAAATATCATGTTTATAGAAAAATGTGAAGTATTTTTTTTAAAAACTTATAAATTTTCTGTTTTATCAAAAAAAACGTTGTCTTATCTTTTCAAATTATGCAATAGTTACAGAACCTATTCTGTACTTATAAGTAAGGACTCTATTTGCTATTTTTTCTACTTATAAATCACTTCTTAACCTTTTTGTCGTTCATTACATTAACATCCACATGATTAAATGGTATTGTAAAGCCTTTCTCATCAAACATGTATTTGATTGTTTCAAGGAGTTCGCCTTTTAATGAAAAACAATTCTCCGTTTTAACCCATACACGCATTGAAAGCTCAACTGCATCTTTTCCATAGGCACTTACAAATAAATCAACCGGACGATCCTCTAAGATCTTTTCATTCCTTTGACTTATTAAAAAAAGCTCCTGTTTTATCGACCTGATATCATCCTTATAACCAATTGGAATAATTAAATCCAAACGTCTGATTGGTTCATTTGTAGCATTGGTAATCTCGCTGTTAGCCAGGGTCCCATTTGGTAAAACAACTAATTTATTATCCGTAGTTAATATCTTAGTATAAAAAATATCGATAGCTATTACAGTACCTTCATTCCCCTTGACAATAATAAAATCACCAACACGGAATGGTTTTAATATCAATATGAGCACTCCACCGGCAAAATTGGATAAGCTTCCTTGTAATGCCAAACCAATTGTCAAACCTACAGAACCAAGTAAAGCAACAAAGGATGTTGTTGGTAATCCTAGGATCGCAGCAATCGTAATTAAAAGCAGACCATAGCATATGGCTTTTAACACAGATATAAGAAAGTTAGATACACCAACATCCATTTTAGCTCGTTCAAATGCTTTTTTTATGATTTTAACTAAGACATTCATAAGTTTCTTACCTACAAAGTAGACAAAAAACGATATCAGTATCAAAAATAAGAAATGCAATGCCTTAGGCCAAAAATCATCCCATAGCGTCGAGACTTTTGACATAAATTTATTTAATTCTAAATCTTCTATAAGATCATCTTTTATAATAGTGTTCTGCGCCAATAAAACTAATTTATTCATCTATAACCTCATTTCTGCACTACTCTTTGAATCATCAATTTAATTTTGCTATAACTATAAAGCAAGCTCATCGTTACTTATATCATAACAATGGCTTGCTTTTCCCATACGAGTCTATGAAAGGTTATAGTAATACCGAAAATCTATTCCCAGTACCATAAGTCCTTTCCTGTTTCTTCTTCTGTTCCTTCTGGCTTTGGCATGTACTTTTTAAAAACACGTTCAATTAAGAAGGAGCAAACCAAACAGCAAAGTGCTGGTGCAATAAAAATTGCTGGATAGATTATATATACTGCTAATCCAAATACAGCAATAACAATTGCCATTAATAATGTAGTAGGAAAGTGCTTCATAGCAATAATAAATGAAGTTTTAAATAACCCTTTTAAATTTAGAGTAAATCTTGATAAAATAGGGAAGACAAAAATTAAAACGAATATTAATACTGTTGTGATTGCAATAAATCCAGCGATTAACAAGGATCCATAACTCTTTCCATCATCTAGCATCAATTTGGAATAAGTAAAGTCAATGTACATGATATAGCTTACAACGAAGAATATAATTGTTGTTATAGTACCCAATTTTAAATTATCTTTAAATGAATGGAAAAATTCTCTTGTTACATAACCACGTTCTCGACGAATTACTTTTACTACAGTATAGTACAAGGCAGTTGTGGCTGGCCCGATTAACACAAGTGTCATGGAACACAGCACCCAGATAATACTGAGGAGAATCATATCCCATACTTTTCCCATGATTGTAAAAAATGCATTGTCCATATTAAAAAAATTACTCATTTTTTCCTCCTAAATATTACTTGTCCTTAAATTTTATCTATATATGCTGAACTTTAGTTCAACTAATATACTGATAAGCATTGGTAACCTATTTTAAATATATGAAGCGATCAGTTGAAGATTACCTGTCAACTGATATGTACCATAATCTGACGGAATAAT is a window of Lachnoclostridium phytofermentans ISDg DNA encoding:
- a CDS encoding ABC-F family ATP-binding cassette domain-containing protein, translating into MIQASDVTLRIGKRALFEDVNIKFTEGNCYGLIGANGAGKSTFLKILSGQIEPSKGDIIITPGQRLSFLQQDHFKYDAFDVLNTVIMGNQRLYDIMKEKDAIYAKEDFSEEDGIKASELEAEFATLNGWEAESDAATLLNGLGIDTDLHYKMMSELNGAQKVKVLLAQALFGNPDILLLDEPTNHLDLEAIRWLEEFLINFENTVIVVSHDRYFLNKVCTHIADIDYAKIQLYAGNYDFWYESSQLMVKQMKEANKKKEDKIKELQDFIQRFSANASKSKQATSRKRALEKIELDEIRPSSRKYPYIDFRPSREIGNEVLTVKNLSKTIDGVKVLDNLSFIITHDDKVALVGGNSLASTTLFKILSGEMEPDSGEYKWGITTTQAYFPKDNTKDFDSEDIIVDWLMPYSPEKDVTYVRGFLGRMLFAGEEGIKKVKVLSGGERVRVMLSKMMIMGANVLLMDEPTNHLDMESITALNNGLMKFSGVVMFTSQDHQFIQTIANRIMEITPNGLIDKITTYDEYLDSDEMARKRQVLNINTEED
- a CDS encoding leucine-rich repeat domain-containing protein, whose amino-acid sequence is MKKWIILCFMLLMVSVTACSQKSKSLDVTNPQKEQEDEMDLSGNLLGTPKPSELPGKDINIPTNTPSIGELNKDDNLGKDKNEQGIKAGEDKAEDSENPDKNKVSSSTEVIKKGTKGWVSEDKTEVCIDDDGTILSMKIKEGEVYITGFVTESVGELIIPESVESYPVTVIDEYAFYNTSITKLVLPEGLKVIKGRAFKKCYKLSEINFPASLEVIEQSAFGICPALETMTLPKENKHYTITDGVLYTKDKNTLVKYPTGSEEKEYTVLKSVTRIAEGAFSLAKNLRNVVLSEKLTIIENEAFSGCIQLSIDLTPNITKIGDYAFSDCYSITELRLPDSLTQLGEGAFSACEKLESVIIPKKVTRIPFAAFASDTSLTEVVFLGSTTTIEDMSFSTCQSLTYIDIPTGTIHIGDMAFYACTNLTEITIPDTTVSFGNDIFGETSNIVIVALKNSMAETYAKENGFDYQEAVMDIIE
- a CDS encoding glutamine synthetase III family protein yields the protein MAEKLTDIFGIDVFDEATMMECLPKRTFEALKKTIKNGEDLDPQVAEIVANAMKDWAIDRGATHYTHWFQPMTGITAEKHDSFISPAPSGKILMEFSGKELIKGEPDASSFPSGGLRATFEARGYTAWDCTSPAFLKEDAAGVTLCIPTAFCAYTGEALDKKTPLLRSMEAISKHAVRICKLFGHSDVTSVSCSVGAEQEYFLVDRENYLKRDDLLFTGRTLFGAMPPKGQELDDHYFGSIRERIASFMKELNVELWKLGILAKTQHNEAAPAQHEIAPIYTTANIATDHNQLIMDIMKKVAIRHGLACLLHEKPFAGVNGSGKHDNWSIVTNTGKNLLEPGKTPHENVQFLLFLSAILKAVDLHADLLRLSASNPGNDHRLGANEAPPAIISVFLGEQLADVLTQLIETGAATSSKQGGRLRTGVHTLPELKKDATDRNRTSPFAFTGNKFEFRMVGSSMSIADANTTVNTIVADVLSDMADELEKADDFDLAVHDLIKKTVTKHQRIVFNGNGYSDAWVEEAERRGLPNLNSMVAAVPALVTEKAIKLFDKHHVLTTTELKSRVEVLYESYSKAINIEAKTMIEMANRMFIPAVIKFTTTLANSINAVKTAVPTADVSVQADLLTETSTLLAQAKAALNNLSKYTKTAASIEEGEEQANYFRNVVFPAMDELRTPIDLLETIVDKEVWPVPTYGDLLFEV
- a CDS encoding mechanosensitive ion channel family protein, translated to MNKLVLLAQNTIIKDDLIEDLELNKFMSKVSTLWDDFWPKALHFLFLILISFFVYFVGKKLMNVLVKIIKKAFERAKMDVGVSNFLISVLKAICYGLLLITIAAILGLPTTSFVALLGSVGLTIGLALQGSLSNFAGGVLILILKPFRVGDFIIVKGNEGTVIAIDIFYTKILTTDNKLVVLPNGTLANSEITNATNEPIRRLDLIIPIGYKDDIRSIKQELFLISQRNEKILEDRPVDLFVSAYGKDAVELSMRVWVKTENCFSLKGELLETIKYMFDEKGFTIPFNHVDVNVMNDKKVKK
- a CDS encoding YesL family protein; this encodes MSNFFNMDNAFFTIMGKVWDMILLSIIWVLCSMTLVLIGPATTALYYTVVKVIRRERGYVTREFFHSFKDNLKLGTITTIIFFVVSYIMYIDFTYSKLMLDDGKSYGSLLIAGFIAITTVLIFVLIFVFPILSRFTLNLKGLFKTSFIIAMKHFPTTLLMAIVIAVFGLAVYIIYPAIFIAPALCCLVCSFLIERVFKKYMPKPEGTEEETGKDLWYWE